In Apium graveolens cultivar Ventura chromosome 10, ASM990537v1, whole genome shotgun sequence, the following are encoded in one genomic region:
- the LOC141690978 gene encoding uncharacterized protein LOC141690978 produces the protein MHDAHDDAFEDCEDFEEEPNEIVKQFYKMVNTASEPIYPNNANLTTLEFVMKLLHWKNKHNCSNNGFDDLLRLIGSVLPDDHKLPENYYTVRKMIKGLNMEYEKIDACENDCMLFYKEHSKKTKCDICKEDRYKVQKDPKKQKIPQKILHYFPITMRLQRLFMAEKTAKCMRRYHDRIAVEGELSHPADGDEWKQFDRRFQRFSKEIRNVRLGLSTDGFDPFRDKQAREYTVWPVVVIVYNLPPSMCTKAPYMFMPLLIPGPTDPTKDLHVYLRPLIDELKLLWHTGVETYDMFLRTNFMMKTTLLWIINDFPALAMLSGWSTKGKLACPVCMGEVKGKQLKHGGKTTFYGTARYFLEPDDPLRRSTRFGRFETRSVCSRHSGSRAKVMCEQIQFLPPGKSSKKKIKDYGVTHNWTHSSPFFELPYWETLSLRHSIDIMHTEKNVFDNIFYTILDDSKKSKDKTKSRKDCQELGVHRELWIQDNGIKPHAPYVLSSEQVQKLYKWIVSLKLPDGYASNISRCVNWKKNCIRGMKSHDCHVFMQKMLPIICRDLLPKHVSHPIIELCNFFQDLCSSSLKYRDLEKMERDIVRIMSKLETVFTPSLFDPMEHLPLHLATECKLGGPANGRWMYFIERYLHNLKLKVGNKARAEGSMAQRYIEEECLHFCTLYFDSKNGLMHNQLRRNEAPQMFHNANLLEVYTYPTHPSLRTTDRILSCDEYELVAYYVLINSPEVQDDEELNKKFIDLIRGPLYKVESYKAYKCNGYKFDCVNANELTSPNSGVVVIGTSYEEHYGNYYGRIKEILKLFYQNGHQVIIFKCHWFDHTTHVKVDKHRITTVDVKSKLNVEDVFVLASQAHQGFMGNTPKKTLARLARLKWDEHTISTKGAARNAWYNRCINCFKEYYIYPKGILEEDGDGAVRAHLNRNFKSYLGTERARLLKKLNVLFECGYTEEELDIKGDAFKPHYFSQRAWNSICAYWGTPEFKKLSDAGKNAREKMEFTSRIGAKPYEQRRQEIDDVRIAKGEMPISDEEFMNTVYDPTEPAVIELQEKLKKVRVELADKL, from the exons ATGCATGATGCACATGATGATGCCTTCGAAGATTGTGAGGATTTTGAGGAAGAACCGAATGAAATAGTAAAACAATTTTACAAGATGGTGAATACTGCATCAGAACCAATTTATCCGAACAATGCCAATCTTACAACGCTGGAGTTTGTAATGAAGCTGCTTCATTGGAAAAACAAGCATAATTGTAGTAACAATGGTTTTGATGACTTGCTTCGCCTCATTGGATCAGTACTTCCTGATGATCATAAATTGCCTGAGAATTACTACACCGTGCGAAAGATGATTAAAGGATTGAATATGGAGTATGAAAAGATTGATGCTTgtgagaatgattgtatgttattttaCAAGGAACATAGCAAAAAGACAAAGTGTGATATATGCAAAGAAGACCGATACAAAGTgcaaaaagatcctaaaaaaCAAAAGATCCCTCAAAAAATCTTGCATTACTTTCCTATTACCATGAGATTGCAGCGTTTATTCATGGCGGAGAAGACTGCAAAATGTATGAGACGGTACCATGATAGAATTGCAGTTGAAGGTGAATTAAGTCACCCAGCAGATGGAGATGAATGGAAACAATTTGATCGGAGATTTCAAAGATTTTCAAAAGAGATTCGGAATGTCAGACTCGGGCTCTCTACTGATGGATTTGACCCCTTTCGCGATAAGCAAGCTAGGGAGTATACAGTATGGCCTGTGGTGGTTATTGTGTACAACCTTCCCCCATCTATGTGTACTAAGGCTCCATACATGTTTATGCCTCTTCTCATTCCTGGACCGACGGATCCAACAAAAGACTTACATGTTTATCTCAGGCCATTAATTGATGAATTAAAATTGTTGTGGCATACTGGAGTGGAAACATATGACATGTTCTTACGTACAAATTTTATGATGAAGACGACACTTTTGTGGATAATTAATGACTTTCCTGCACTTGCCATGCTTAGCGGGTGGTCCACTAAAGGTAAGTTGGCATGTCCAGTTTGCATGGGAGAGGTCAAAGGTAAGCAACTCAAACATGGTGGTAAAACAACATTTTATGGAACTGCTCGGTATTTTTTGGAGCCAGATGATCCTCTCAGAAGGAGTACGAGATTTGGAAGATTTGAGACACGATCAGTTTGTTCTCGACATTCAGGGTCACGTGCAAAGGTCATGTGTGAGCAAATACAGTTTCTTCCACCGGGAAAGTCATcgaagaaaaaaataaaagattATGGTGTGACACATAATTGGACTCACAGTTCTCCATTTTTTGAGCTTCCATATTGGGAGACACTCAGCCTTCGTCATAGCATTGACATTATGCACACCGAAAAGAATGTATTTGACAATATTTTCTACACAATTCTTGATGATTCGAAGAAGTCTAAAGACAAAACCAAATCAAGAAAGGATTGTCAAGAGTTAGGTGTACACCGTGAGTTGTGGATTCAAGATAATGGTATAAAACCACATGCACCATATGTACTTTCGAGTGAACAAGTTCAAAAGTTGTATAAGTGGATAGTCTCATTGAAACTCCCAGACGGGTATGCCTCAAACATATCTAGGTGTGTGAATTGGAAGAAAAATTGCATTCGTGGGATGAAATCACACGATTGTCACGTCTTCATGCAAAAAATGTTGCCTATCATTTGTCGTGATCTACTTCCGAAACATGTGTCTCATCCTATCATTGAATTGTGCAACTTCTTTCAAGATTTATGCTCGTCTAGTCTCAAATACAGAGATTTAGAGAAAATGGAGAGAGATATAGTGAGAATAATGTCTAAGCTTGAAACTGTCTTTACTCCTAGTCTTTTTGATCCCATGGAGCATTTGCCACTGCATTTAGCAACTGAGTGTAAGTTGGGTGGCCCGGCCAATGGGCGTTGGATGTATTTTATTGAAAGATACTTGCACAACTTGAAATTGAAGGTTGGAAATAAAGCTCGAGCGGAGGGTTCAATGGCACAACGCTACATTGAGGAAGAATGTTTACACTTTTGTACGTTATATTTTGATTCCAAGAATGGATTGATGCATAATCAATTACGTCGAAATGAGGCCCCTCAAATGTTTCATAATGCCAATTTGTTAGAAGTTTACACATATCCGACACATCCTAGTCTACGAACTACAGATAGAATCTTGAGTTGTGATGAATATGAACTCGTGGCATACTATGTTCTTATTAATTCGCCGGAG GTACAAGATGACGAAGAGCTCAACAAGAAATTTATAGACCTAATAAGAGGTCCGTTGTATAAAGTGGAGTCTTATAAAGCATACAAGTGCAATGGTTACAAATTTGATTGTGTAAATGCTAATGAGCTCACTTCACCAAATTCCGGTGTTGTTGTCATTG GGACTTCTTACGAAGAACATTATGGTAACTACTATGGAAGGATAAAAGAAATTttaaaactcttttatcaaaatggGCATCAAGTGATCATCTTCAAATGTCATTGGTTTGATCACACGACACATGTGAAAGTCGATAAACACCGGATAACTACCGTAGATGTTAAATCAAAACTAAATGTCGAAGACGTGTTTGTGTTGGCTAGCCAAGCTCATCAA GGTTTTATGGGGAATACGCCCAAGAAAACATTGGCACGCCTTGCTCGCCTGAAATGGGATGAACATACAATCTCTACAAAGGGAGCTGCACGTAATGCTTGGTACAACAGATGTATCAACTGTTTTAAa GAGTACTACATTTATCCGAAGGGGATTCTCGAAGAAGATGGGGACGGAGCTGTGAGAGCGCATCTGAATAGGAATTTTAAGTCCTATCTTGGTACTGAGAGGGCCCGACTCCTCAAGAAGTTGAATGTCTTATTTGAATGCGGATATACTGAAGAAGAACTCGACATAAAAGGTGATGCATTCAAGCCTCATTACTTCTCTCAGCGGGCATGGAATTCGATATGCGCGTATTGGGGCACACCTGAATTTAAAAAATTGTCGGATGCTGGCAAGAATGCCCGAGAAAAGATGGAATTTACCTCTCGTATTGGTGCAAAACCATATGAACAAAGACGACAG GAAATAGATGACGTCAGAATTGCTAAAGGTGAGATGCCAATCAGTGATGAGGAATTTATGAATACCGTGTACGACCCTACTGAACCAGCTGTGATAGAGCTACAg GAAAAACTGAAAAAGGTGCGAGTTGAATTGGCAGATAAGTTGTAA